In one Nicotiana sylvestris chromosome 8, ASM39365v2, whole genome shotgun sequence genomic region, the following are encoded:
- the LOC138875456 gene encoding uncharacterized protein — translation MPTGRLAKWQILLTEFDIVYVTHKAMKAQALTDHLAKNPVDDEYQPLSTYFLDEEVNLVEIILEDTSAWKMFFDGAVNAKGVGIGAILISPTGQHYPAIDRFRFFCTNNTAEYEDCIMEMIMVVDQDVEELLIMGDSYLIIRQAQGEWETRDVKLIPYRQHVEDLSKWFKSVQFRYIPRFHNE, via the coding sequence gatcctgctcactgaatttgacatagtctatgtcacccacaaggcaatgaaagcacaggctttAACGGATCACCTAGCCAAAAAccctgttgatgatgaataccagcCCTTGAGTACCTACTTCCTGGATGAAGAGGTGAATTTAGTTGAGATAATATTAGAAGACACCagtgcttggaaaatgttcttcgatggagctgtgaacgcaaaaggtgttggaattggggcaattttgatctcacccactggtcaacacTATCCAGCCATAGACCGGTTTcgatttttctgcacaaacaacaccgCCGAGTATGAAGACTGCATTATGGAAATGATTATGGTGGTCGACCAAGATGTTGAAGAACTATTGATCATGGGGGATTCAtacttgattatccgacaagctcagggtgaatgggaaacccgggatgtcaagcttattccctACAGACAACATGTAGAAGATCTTAGCAAGTGGTTCAAGTCAGTtcagttcaggtacattcctcgtttTCACAATGAGTAA